Genomic DNA from Armatimonadota bacterium:
CGTCCAGGGCCATGAAGTCCCCGCTGCCCGGCCCGGCCCAGTAGGTGACGATCGGCTCGCCGATCTTCCATCTCGTTTCCGACTTCGCCGCCGCCGGGATCCCACATGCGGCCGTCAGCCCGATGCAGCCGACGGCGATCATGACTCTGAGCAGCATTTGTGCCTCCATCCGTCCACCGGTCGCCCGTGACACGGGCCGAGATCACTCGCTGGCATTATAGCACCACTCCGGCTTCGTCTCAATCTGATCCGTGGTGGGCCGAAGCTCCTGCACCTTCCCGGTTCGGCAGGATTATCGAGCCGCCTGTCGAAATGATGATCTTAGCAGCAACCAACCACTGCTGAGGAGGAACGATATGCCTGAACACACGCGGTACTTGTCTGGCTTCGCTCGCTGTCTGGTGCTTACAGTTGCCGTTGCCGGATGTGGCGGCGGTGGCGGCGGCATCACCCTTGATGCCAACCGCGCCGTCGTCTTCACAAAGCAGATCGCGGGCAACCCGGAGATCTACGCGATGCACGAAGACGGCACGGGACTGACGAGGCTCACGTTCAACAACAGCGTCGATAGTTACGGCAGGATCACTCCGGATCGAACCCAGGTGCTGTTCACGAGCAACCGCGACGGTAACTGGGAGGTCTACAAGATGAGCATCCTGGGAGGGATCGCGACGAGGCTGACCACCGATCCGGATTCAGACTGCAGTCCCTGCATGAGTCCTGACGGCTTGAAGATCGTCTTCACAAGGCAGGCCAGCTTTCTGTCCGTCAAGATCTTCATCATGGACGCGGACGGCGGAAACCAAACCATGCTGACTGACGAGGCAGTCTGGGATGCCTCGCCGACGTTCAACAGCGATGGAACGAAGATCGCATTCGGCACGAGTCGAGACGGTAACGACGAGATATACGTCATGGATGCGGACGGGACCGATCCCGTCAATCTGACCAACGACCCCGCTCGGGACTGCTCACCTTGCTTCAGTCCCGAGGGCACCCGGATCACTTTCGCTTCAGACCGTAATGGGGGCGTCTCCCATATCTTCATCATGGACGCCGACGGCAGCAATGTTCAGCAACTGACCAGTGGCGCAGAGGATTCGTACACCCCGGTGTTCACCCCCGACGGGCAGAGAATCGTCTTCATGAACAACTGGGAGGGGAACTCGGAGTTGTATGCTATGAATCTGGACGGCACCGGCCAGGTCAATATTACCAACAGCGCTGGAAGCGCCGACTATTTCCTCTATGACTGATGACGCGGTCGAAGGCCGGACCCGGCCCTGCATGGCGACGCACTGACTCCGCCGCCTGCAGGGCTTCTTGTTGCAGCATCATCCCGACTGTGACGCATCCTGGTGGGGCGACCGTGCGGTTCGAACCATCCGCAGGAGGAGTCTGTATTGAGCGACAGAACGAGGTTGGCGATCAACGGGGGCGAGAGGACGATCCCCGAGGGCGCGATCAGAGGCTGGCCGCCGATCGAGCGCATAGATCGCGAGTACGTCCTCGCCTCTCTCGACTCCGGAAGCCATGCCTTCGGCCCGAACTGCACCGCCTTCGAGCGGGAGTTCGCCGCTTGGAACGGCAATCGGTTCGCGATCACCACGAACAGCGGCACCGCCGCGCTCCACATGGCCGTCGCAGCCTGCGGATGCGGCGCGGGCGACGAGGTCATCGTGCCGGCTTACTCGTGGTCCTCGAGCGCCACCTGCGTGCTGCATCACAACTGCATACCCGTGTTCGTGGACATTGACTACGACACGATGAACATTGATCTCGACAGGCTCGAGGCGGCGGTGACCGAGCGCACCAGAGCCGTGCTCGTCGTTCACCTACACGGCCTGCCGGTGAACATGGACGGGGTTGCGCGGATCGCCGACCGGCACGGGCTCAGAGTCATCGAAGACGCCTGCCAGGCGCACGGCGCGAAGTTCAAAGGGCGCAGAGTAGGCCTCTGGGGTGACTGTGCGGCGTTCAGCTTCAACCAGAACAAGTGCCTCTGCTCCGGCGAGGGCGGGATGCTGGTCACGGACGATGAAGAGGTCTATGAACGCGCCAAGATGGTGTGGTCGTTCGGAGAGGCTCGTACGCCGTCCGAGGACCGGGACTACCATGCCTATGCGCTGGGATGGATGTACCGCAACAACGATCTCACGGCCGCCTTCGGCCGGGCTCAGCTCACCAGGCTCGATCGCTATCTGGAGGTGCAGCGGCGCAATGCTCACGCCCTCGCAGAGGAGCTCTCGGGGATTCCCGGGTTGATCCTTCCGGTGGAGCCCGAAGGCCGCCTGCACAACTGGTACAACTACACTCTCCGGGTTGATCCGTCGGCCTGCGGGTACTCAGGCTCCGAGACCATGTTCAGGGACGCGGTCATGGCCGCCGTCCAGGCCGAAGGCGTTCCGGTGGGCATCTGGCAGCGGTTCACGCTGCCCGCGATGACCGTATTCCAGGCGCGAAACGCATACGGCAGAGGCTGCCCGTGGGAATGCCCGCACTCCGGTCCGGTATCCTATGATCCGGGCGATTTCCCGGTAGCGCAGAGGCACTGCGACACGCACTTCGGGATGACCGACCCCCTGCGCGCGCCGAACGATAGGTCCGTCGCCCGGCTGGTGGGCATGGCGATCAGGAAGGTCTTCGAGAACCTGCGCGATCTCGACATCCGGGAGACCGCGGGAGGCCAATAGACGACTCCGGTTGCGAGCTATGCGTAGTTCCCCTCCCTGCGCCAGACGTCGAGCATCAACTCGTATCGCGCCAGCCTCATTCCTGTGTAGATGCAGTTGCTCGTAGAGAAGACGTATCCGCCGCCGGGCATCCCGCTCTTGAGGGCGTAGCGGGCCGACTCGATCACTTCCTCGTCCGTGCCCGTGTCGAGCTTCCCGCAGTTCACGTTTCCGATCAGGCAGACACGGTCGCCGTATAGCCGCTTCACCTCGGCGATATCTACGCCCGCCTGAGGGTCAATCGAGTGCAGCGCGTGTGGATTGCTCTCCACGAGCTGGTCAATGATCGGCATGATGTTTCCGTCGGTGTGCTTGATGACGTAGAATCCCATGTCGCGGTAGCCTCTGGTCAGTCTCGTCAGGTATGGGGTCACGAACTGGGCGAACTGGCTCGGGCTCATAAAGGGTCCGGTGTTGAGGCAGTAGTCCGCGCAGAGGGCGAACCCGTCCAACCCGCGTCCGACGAACCGCTCGGCGTTCCGAAGTGCGCCGTCTACCATCGCCTGCGCGTCTGCCTTCATGCCGTCGGCGTCGTCTGCCATCCGCAGGCTGAAATCCACCATGTGGCTGCCGTTCGGGATGCCGTACGTCGCGTCGCCGTGGAGCATCAGGAAGTACTTGTCACCCGTCTTGTCGCGAATTATGTCTATCAGCCTGACGATCTCATCGAAGCTCCCGGGATTCGGGTGCAGGAAGATGGCGTCGTGCTCGAAGCGCTCGGCCATGAGGATGTACGAGTTCGCCATGTCCTCACGGTGTAGGCGGCGCTCCTTCTCCTCCATCTGGTCCCACTGGCCGTAATGCCTTTGTGACGGATGCACCTTGCCGAAGGCTTCCATCGTGAGGAAGAACACAAGCTCGAAGTGCGGCACTCGTCCATTGACCTGCCCGCCCTCGAGCGTGGTGATGAAACGTTCCCTGGGTGTCATTGTCTGTTCTCTCTATCCATGATCTTCCACGCCTTGTTGATATAGAACCGGTAGTTCTCCAGTGGAGTACCGTTGGGGATTCGATGGTCGAGTCCCAGTATGCATCCGCCGGTTTTGACCATCGGTGGAATCTTGTACTCCAACTCCGCTTCGATCTCCTCCGGGCCCCGCCTGATGACGTGCTTGTCGATCCCGCCCCAGAACGCCAGCTTCGTGCCGTATGCTCGGCGCACCTCCACGATGTCCATCCCGGCGGCCGGCTCCATGGGATACATCACGTTTACTCCCGCCTCGATGAACGCCGGGATGACTGGGTTCATGTCTCCGTCCGAGTCCTGGCTGAAGAGCCGCGCGCCCCGGTTCCGAAGCATGTCCCAGATACGCCGGTAGTACGGCTTGATGAACTCCTTGACCTGCTTCGGCCCGACCAGAGGTCCGCTCTTTCCGGCGAGGTCCTCGTGTACGCTCAACTCGTCTACCGGCACGACCGACGACACCCGCTCGAGCACCCTGAACGCCGTGTCGCCGATCGTCTGCAGGATGTCGTGGATCAACTCCGGCTGTGTGTAGAAGGCGACGCACAGTTCTTCCTCGCCCATGAGCTGCCGCGGCTCGTCGAATCCGCCGGGGATGCCCGCCATCAGTGCCCGCCCGGTTTGGAGGTGTTCGCGCGCGACCTGCTCCCAGTTCACGTCGAGCCGCTCCTCGGAGAACTCGTAGTGGTGCTTGACCCGCAGCCAGTCGTCCATGCACTTCACCGGCCAGTCGAGCGGGAGCGGCAGGGTGGAATAGCCCTTCGAGAGCTTCATCGTGCGGCCCATGCGGTCGCGCGTGATCCTGAAGTCGTCCGTCTCTTCCAGGACCTGCTCGGGGTTTCCGCCGATCCAGCCGGTGTTGACGGGGAGTCGCCCTCTCATCGGCGCGCGGAACCTGAAGGCCGAGAGGTTGAGTTCCCCGGGCGCAGCTCCCTGTTCCGCCCACTCCTCCTTGAGGCCGATCAGCGGGCCGAAGATCTCGGTGAACAGCGGGCGGTCGTTCGCCTGGAATGTCATGTAGTCCAGGTACTCCTCCCGCCGCACGGTCTTCTCCACATTGATCGCCAGAGATGCATGACTGACCGGCGTTGCCCTTGCCATCAGTATCTACCGTACTCGTTGACCGCTTGGATCATCGCCTCGATGTTCCGGTCAGGCGTGTCGCGCCCGCACTGGTCGCCGGTGGAGAGTATGAACGATCCCCCTTCGGCCGCATCTTCGATCGCCTGCCTCGATGCGCGGATCACGTCGTCGTACGAACCGTGGAGCATCACCTCAGTCGTGTGGAGGTTGCCCTTCAGCACCAGTCGGTCGCCGTACCGGGTCTTCAGATCGGCGAGGTTCGAGTCGCCCATCGGGGGCACCTCCAGCGGGTCGATCACGTCGAGTTCGGTCTCTTCGGCGCATATCTTAACGAGCGCCGTCTCCGGCCCGCAGGAGTGGATGTGGCTCACGATGCCGGCTTCCTTGCAGAGTCGCGTCACTTCCTGCACGATCGGCAGCGAGACGTCGCGGAAGATGTCCGCGGTCTGGAAGATGAGCGTCCCCGAGCCGCCGCAGCTCACGTAGTCCGGGCGCGCCTTCATCTTGCGGATGTTCTCGAAGCGCCGCTTCGACGCCTCGAGGATCAACCTCGACCGCTCGCGGACGGCCTCGCGGTTGTCTGCGTACTCGTAGATGCCGTCCTCGTTCCCGACGACGACGCTCGTGCCGCAGGTGATGCCGACCACGCCCGCGTCGCCGAGCATCTCGTAGGCCGTGGCGAACAGCTCCTCGCCCTGAGGCCACTGCTTGACCCCCTCGATCGGCTCCCATCGGTCGGGTGCCTCGGGCAGGCCGAGCTTACTGAAGTGGACTCCACCGCTCGGCGGATTCGCCCTCTGGTATACCGTCGTGTGCGGACACCACGTCCGCTTCCCGTCCTCCTCGAAGAAGGCCCGGGTCACGATGTGCTCGTGCGTGCGCTCGACGATGACATTGTGCCAACGTGGATCGGGCGGCTGAATCTCGTCGGCGAACGCGATGTGGACCTGGTAGTCGAGGAACCCGTCGAAGCCGAAATGCTTCACGGCGTCAATGTAGGCCACCCAGAGCGGCGGGTCCTGGTAGAGGTAGATGTCCCAGAACGGCTTCCCGGTCAGGCGCGCGGGGATCATGTTCGACATGTCCGGCGCGACCGGCACTCTGTCGGCCGCGCCGTGTCTCA
This window encodes:
- a CDS encoding PD40 domain-containing protein — protein: MPEHTRYLSGFARCLVLTVAVAGCGGGGGGITLDANRAVVFTKQIAGNPEIYAMHEDGTGLTRLTFNNSVDSYGRITPDRTQVLFTSNRDGNWEVYKMSILGGIATRLTTDPDSDCSPCMSPDGLKIVFTRQASFLSVKIFIMDADGGNQTMLTDEAVWDASPTFNSDGTKIAFGTSRDGNDEIYVMDADGTDPVNLTNDPARDCSPCFSPEGTRITFASDRNGGVSHIFIMDADGSNVQQLTSGAEDSYTPVFTPDGQRIVFMNNWEGNSELYAMNLDGTGQVNITNSAGSADYFLYD
- a CDS encoding DegT/DnrJ/EryC1/StrS family aminotransferase, which gives rise to MSDRTRLAINGGERTIPEGAIRGWPPIERIDREYVLASLDSGSHAFGPNCTAFEREFAAWNGNRFAITTNSGTAALHMAVAACGCGAGDEVIVPAYSWSSSATCVLHHNCIPVFVDIDYDTMNIDLDRLEAAVTERTRAVLVVHLHGLPVNMDGVARIADRHGLRVIEDACQAHGAKFKGRRVGLWGDCAAFSFNQNKCLCSGEGGMLVTDDEEVYERAKMVWSFGEARTPSEDRDYHAYALGWMYRNNDLTAAFGRAQLTRLDRYLEVQRRNAHALAEELSGIPGLILPVEPEGRLHNWYNYTLRVDPSACGYSGSETMFRDAVMAAVQAEGVPVGIWQRFTLPAMTVFQARNAYGRGCPWECPHSGPVSYDPGDFPVAQRHCDTHFGMTDPLRAPNDRSVARLVGMAIRKVFENLRDLDIRETAGGQ